A genomic window from Streptomyces sp. NBC_01429 includes:
- a CDS encoding TetR/AcrR family transcriptional regulator, producing MSTPEPPVARTRRPPRADTRAALLRAAVRTFGEKGFAQSSLEEVAAAAGLSRGAIYSNFTGKDDLFLALLRETVDERLRQLHAAVRPAPSAHEQTLHAGRAMTRALRESPELHLLTMEFWLRAARDPAVRDHFVTHRREIRAALVELLEEHATARGAALPLPADQLALGIIALFNGFGLEHLIDPAAASPELFAQLLAGLLRARPEGGAVSQ from the coding sequence ATGTCAACGCCCGAGCCGCCCGTCGCCCGCACCCGCCGGCCTCCCCGCGCCGACACCCGGGCCGCCCTGCTGCGCGCCGCCGTCCGCACCTTCGGCGAGAAGGGCTTCGCGCAGAGTTCCCTGGAGGAGGTGGCGGCCGCCGCCGGGCTCTCGCGCGGAGCGATCTACTCCAACTTCACCGGCAAGGACGACCTGTTCCTGGCGCTCCTGCGCGAGACCGTGGACGAACGCCTGCGCCAGCTCCACGCCGCGGTCCGCCCCGCGCCGAGCGCCCACGAACAGACCCTGCACGCCGGCCGGGCGATGACCCGGGCGCTGCGCGAGAGCCCGGAACTGCACCTGCTGACAATGGAGTTCTGGCTCCGCGCGGCCCGCGACCCGGCGGTACGCGACCACTTCGTCACGCACCGCCGCGAGATCCGGGCCGCGCTCGTCGAACTCCTGGAGGAACACGCCACCGCGAGGGGCGCCGCCCTCCCCCTGCCGGCCGACCAACTGGCCCTCGGCATCATCGCCTTGTTCAACGGATTCGGCCTGGAGCACCTGATCGACCCGGCCGCCGCGTCCCCCGAGCTCTTCGCCCAACTGCTCGCCGGCCTGCTCCGGGCGCGGCCGGAGGGCGGGGCGGTGAGCCAGTAG
- a CDS encoding ester cyclase, translating to MDISAQQSDLRQIREALVREHFESEASQDFDVTLDTFDHPRYEIMATGQVFEGAAEVMGYYTVTREAFPDQRHDNVRLRHTDDSVVAEFDLLGTHLGPLYGVPATGRTFRCPVVAFFFFDGDKGERIVCERVYFDTATIATQLGIVAPSTEAQPSPS from the coding sequence ATGGACATATCGGCCCAGCAGTCCGACCTGCGGCAGATCCGGGAAGCCCTGGTCCGTGAGCACTTCGAGTCCGAGGCCAGCCAGGACTTCGACGTCACGCTGGACACCTTCGACCACCCCCGTTACGAGATCATGGCCACCGGCCAGGTCTTCGAGGGCGCCGCCGAGGTGATGGGGTACTACACCGTCACCCGCGAGGCGTTCCCCGACCAGCGGCACGACAACGTACGGCTGCGCCACACCGACGACTCCGTCGTGGCCGAGTTCGACCTCCTGGGCACCCACCTCGGCCCGCTGTACGGCGTTCCGGCCACCGGCCGCACCTTCCGCTGCCCCGTGGTCGCGTTCTTCTTCTTCGACGGGGACAAGGGAGAACGCATCGTCTGCGAGCGGGTCTACTTCGACACCGCCACCATCGCCACGCAGCTCGGCATCGTCGCCCCTTCGACGGAGGCTCAGCCGAGCCCGTCGTAA
- a CDS encoding Dabb family protein — translation MIRHLVLFKLNEGVTREEARVIAGAKAFEELGGQVPEVEFWECAWNISDRPIAYDFAINSAVADRAALQRYLDHPVHRAAVAQWREFATWVIADYEF, via the coding sequence TTGATCCGCCACTTGGTCCTTTTCAAACTCAACGAGGGCGTCACCCGTGAAGAGGCCCGGGTGATCGCCGGGGCCAAGGCCTTCGAGGAGCTGGGCGGCCAGGTCCCCGAGGTGGAGTTCTGGGAGTGCGCCTGGAACATCTCCGACCGGCCCATCGCGTACGACTTCGCCATCAACTCGGCCGTCGCCGATCGCGCGGCGCTCCAGCGCTACCTGGACCACCCGGTCCACCGGGCCGCCGTCGCGCAGTGGCGCGAATTCGCCACCTGGGTGATCGCCGACTACGAGTTCTGA